In Henningerozyma blattae CBS 6284 chromosome 7, complete genome, a single genomic region encodes these proteins:
- the TBLA0G03700 gene encoding uncharacterized protein: MSDSERGNTQAEKDYSYTSKKNISQTFEKNITNSSLYDIEKLIYRQNEAFNLDNNDFEGSKANSIIKSRLRFLLALIVISLFYLLLNFKDHIDIRSLDTNKYLNLNHHLQLLFQKNSNIVQNRKDLINYNISSYLNNLQFHVTTPFNSILLNSNSNSQSINTNIILTTLDLPNNNDSLEEMQDTDIIIDEYHDLGTFNINNNADDTDINDQNCVKNSTYSSNIIYQLPDENFFQIPNENLYQIRNILIKNDINTYNAYEMSKTSSFFNTPSELGHLDSEIIKKNWRTKILNSIWLSAYQCHLTLNEITYYNDELQKYFKVYSIKIFDHNWLEMKNSYAPFVDSNFPQKKMDLQEELRKIDKYFGVINSCTHLEKGTNDYKDCLIKESKNFIENKNRRDEFLRSSFISYPMVFDSSFGSILNINKDMDMNEILNPRLLKRKLGDVEEPVVIFNKINQLSQTLDTFAIFPHRFSTKKAPIKLNTSKFGIKIDDPQLIPFFTNENLKNDKFFDMDSINFIQSMNPLKIVKCNFTLGNCEIDYQDLPFGTTLTDDINQLLSNYKQTNVQVISTPKYLPLIKGQQFWLVKSTWNKYSEEDSLIKSKTILSILYTSDSLYRQELIIPLDTDKLLNVNINDNLSNNYLVDSEFISWDIYQQDSKTNKFDDFLQLSVTSENSNEQKSTSNIIIIKNILNIILESFNKANIQEDIIISENNPFLKGIRCLMG, translated from the coding sequence ATGTCTGACTCTGAAAGAGGAAATACACAAGCTGAGAAGGATTATTCATATACatcaaagaaaaacatTTCGCAAAcgtttgaaaaaaatattacaaacaGTTCACTTTATGATATCGAAAAGCTGATATATAGACAAAATGAAGCTTTCAACCTAGATAACAATGATTTTGAAGGTTCTAAAGCTAACTCTATAATAAAATCACGGCTAAGGTTTCTACTAGCATTAATAGtcatttctttattttatcttttattaaactttAAAGATCACATTGATATCCGTTCTTTAGAtactaataaatatttaaatttaaatcatcatctccaattattatttcaaaaaaattcaaatattgttcaaaataggaaagatttaattaattataacaTTTCCAgctatttaaataatctaCAGTTTCATGTTACTACCCCATTTAATTCCATTCTattgaattcaaattcaaattcgCAATCAATTAATACAAACATCATATTAACAACTCTAGACttaccaaataataatgacagTCTAGAAGAGATGCAAGATACAGACATCATTATAGATGAATATCATGATTTGGGaacttttaatataaataataatgctgATGATACCGATATTAATGATCAAAATTGTGTAAAAAATTCGACTTattcatcaaatattatttatcaacTCCCTGACGaaaacttttttcaaattcccAATGAAAACTTATATCAAAtcagaaatattttaattaaaaatgatattaatacGTACAATGCTTATGAAATGTCTAAAACTTCctcttttttcaataccCCATCAGAATTAGGTCATTTAGATtcagaaattattaaaaaaaattggcgcactaaaattttaaattcgaTTTGGTTATCTGCTTATCAATGCCATTTAactttaaatgaaattacatattataatgatgaattacagaaatattttaaagtttattcaattaaaatctttGATCACAATTGGttagaaatgaaaaactCTTACGCTCCATTTGTAGATTCGAACTTCcctcaaaaaaaaatggatttacaagaagaattaagaaagattgataaatatttcgGTGTTATTAATAGTTGTACTCATTTAGAGAAGGGCACTAATGATTACAAAGATtgtttaattaaagaatcaaaaaatttcattgaaaataaaaatagaagagatgaatttttaagaAGCTCTTTTATTTCCTATCCAATGGTTTTTGATTCTTCATTTGGAAGTATTTTAAACATTAATAAAGACATGGATATGAATGAAATCCTAAATCCAAGATTATTAAAGAGAAAATTAGGAGATGTAGAAGAACCAGTcgttatttttaataaaatcaatCAATTATCACAGACTTTGGATACTTTTGCCATTTTCCCACATAGATTCTCGACTAAAAAAGCACCAATTAAACTGAATACTTCAAAATTTGGTATTAAGATTGATGATCCACAATTAATTCCTTTTTTCACTAATGAAAAtcttaaaaatgataaattttttgatatggactctattaatttcattcaaTCAATGAATCCcttaaaaattgtaaaatgtAATTTTACACTGGGAAATTGTGAAATAGATTATCAAGATTTACCTTTTGGCACCACTTTAACTGATGATATTAACCAACTTTTAAGCAACTATAAACAAACAAATGTTCAAGTCATATCAACACCAAAATACCTTCCATTAATTAAAGGACAGCAATTTTGGTTAGTTAAATCAACTTggaataaatattctgaAGAGGATTCATTGATTAAGTCAAAGACGATACTTTCAATCTTATATACTTCAGATTCGTTGTATCGtcaagaattaataatacctCTAGATACcgataaattattaaatgtaaACATAAATGACAATTTATCCAATAATTATCTCGTAGATAGCGAATTCATAAGCTGGGATATTTATCAACAAGATTccaaaacaaataaatttgacGATTTCTTACAGTTATCTGTCACTTCCGAAAACAGCAATGAGCAAAAATCAACAtcgaatattattattatcaaaaatattctaaatattatattagaGTCATTTAACAAAGCAAATATCCAAgaagatataataattagTGAGAATAACCCATTCCTCAAAGGCATCCGATGTTTAATGGGGTAA